In Cardinium endosymbiont of Dermatophagoides farinae, the sequence ACCGACAATCTTGGATGGATCAAAGGTTATAGAGGCATTCTCTAAAAACTGACGTTTCCAATTTTGCAGCGTTTTGCTAGTGACGCCATATTTGGACGATAGCTCAACTAATGTTAAATCTTCTTGTAGTAAGGCTAATACTATTTTAGTCTTTTCTTCCAAACTAAAATGCCTAATTTTTTTTCTGCCCATCTGAGTGTTCTATTTTATGACTTTGAAACTAAACCATACAGAAAATAAAGTA encodes:
- a CDS encoding transposase translates to MEEKTKIVLALLQEDLTLVELSSKYGVTSKTLQNWKRQFLENASITFDPSKIVGVYKEEISALKHQNDELCKSLRKGYS